A window of Synechococcus sp. WH 8109 genomic DNA:
CCCTGATGAGCGGCCCATTCGATCCAGGCCTGGGTTTCCTCAAGGCTGGCGGGTTCGGCCAGCCATTCGGCCGCTCCTCCCACCCGCAAGGTGGTGTAGTCCGCCAGCTTGACTCCGGCCTGCGGCAGGCGGGGATCGCACTGGGTCATGACGTGAGCCTTGACCACAGTCCATTCACGTCGCCAGCACCCATGGCCAGAACAAGATCGTTCTCGCGGCTTTGCTGGATCACCAGCTCGGTGAGTTGATCGAGGTTGTCTGCGACTACGATTTTTAGATCCGGTTTCAGCTTGCGCACCCGATCCGCTAAGGCGTTGCTGCTGATGCCCTGCAGCGGTTGCTCGCCTGCGGGGTAGACGGGAGCCAGCAGCAGCAGATCACAGTTCTGCAGGGCTTTGGCGAAGCCATCGAGGAACTGCCTGGTGCGGCTGTAGCGGTGCGGCTGGAACACCGCTAGAAGCCGTTGTGGTGCTGTGGGGAGTGGACTGCGGCCACTGCGCACCATCAGGCGTGCCATCTCCAGGGTTGCCTGCACCTCACTGGGATGGTGGGCGTAGTCATCAACGATGTGACGCCCCTTCCAGGTGCCCCGAAGATCAAATCGGCGGCCTGGTGTCTTCAGGCCAGCGAGGCCTTCCACCAATTGGTCGAAGGGGAGACCTTCCATCCGGCAGGCGGCCAAGGCGCCTGTGGCATTACTCAGGTTGTGCAGCCCGGCCATCGGCAGGGTGAAGTCGCCGACGGGGTGGCCGGCTTCATAGAAACGGGTGACGCAGCGATCGCCCTCCAGGCTCAAGGGCAGAGCGGCGAAGTCAACGGATTCGGCGCTTTGATTGGACCACCAGGCCGTTGGCTGGAAGTGTGCCTGCAGGATCGGGCAGTCGTGATTGGCCAGCACGCGATCGCAACCGCCTGCGAAGCGTTGCAGGGTGGAGATCAGGTCGTCGAGGTTGGAGTAATGATCGGTGTGATCCAGCTCCAGGTTGGTGATCACTCCCAGGCTGGGGCTGAACTTCACCAGGGACCCGTCGGATTCATCCGCCTCGGCCACGAGCAACTTTCCCTGGCCAGCGTGACCATTGCTGCCGAGGCTGGGGACAATGCCTCCAATCACAGCGGTTGGGTCCTGATCGGCCTCCAACAGCAAGGTGGTGATTAAGGTGCTGGTGGTGGTCTTGCCGTGACTGCCGGCGACTGCAATGGAGGGCTGCTGCTCGATCAGAGCCGCCAGTAGATCGGAGCGATGCCAGATCTCCAGCCCCTGCTGTCGGGCCCGCTGCAGTTCTGGATTGCTCTCAGGGATGGCTGTGCTGATCACCACCACCGGTGAGCCAGCGGCTGTTGCTTCCGTGACGGCGTCGATGCAGGTGGCGTCCTGCTGACGGAAGACCTTCACCCCGAGCTTCTTCAGTTGTTGTGTTGTCGCATTGTCACGCGGGTCCGAGCCGCTGACCGAGTGACCGCGGTCAACGAGAATCCGGGCCAAAGCTGACATGCCAATTCCGCCGACACCGATGAAGTGGACTGGTGTCTGGCGGTCGAGCAGGCGCGGCAACGGAGGGCTTCAGTCCGATGAAAGATAAGTCAGTTGCCGCTGCTTGTCTTCTGTGCTGAGGGCCCGATTGAGCGGATTGAATCGGGGTGCAACAGGGTATTTCTGCTGATTTCTGTATGATCGGCGGCCAAAACCCTTGCGCGGCTTTGCCGCTTCTTCCATGACCCTGCGCGTTGCGATCAATGGATTCGGCCGGATCGGTCGCAATGTTCTGCGGGGATGGATCAGCCGGGGTGCTGACACCGGCCTGGAAATCGTGGGGATGAACTCCACCTCCGACCCCGCCACCAGCGCTCACCTGCTGACCTACGACTCCATCCTTGGACGTCTCGATCCCTCCGTGGACATCAAGACCACGGAAAACTCGATGTTCGTCAACGGTAAGGAGATCAAGTTCTTCGCCGACCGCAATCCCCTCAACTGTCCCTGGAAGGAGTGGGGCGTTGACCTGGTGATCGAGTCCACTGGTGTGTTCAACACCGATGAGAAGGCCAGCATGCACATCCAGGCCGGCGCAAAGAAGGTGATCCTCACCGCCCCTGGTAAGGGTGATCGCGTCGGCACCTTCGTTGTGGGCGTCAACGACGACCAGTACCGCCACGAAGACTGGGACATCCTTAGCAACGCCAGTTGCACCACCAACTGCCTGGCACCGATCGTCAAGGTTCTGGATCAGAACTTTGGCCTCGACTGGGGTCTAATGACCACCATCCACAGCTACACCGGCGACCAGCGGATCCTGGACAACAGCCACCGCGACTTGCGCCGCGCCCGTGCTGCCGCTCTGAACATGGTTCCCACCACCACCGGTGCAGCCAAGGCCGTGGCTCTGGTTTACCCCGAGGTGAAGGGCAAGCTCACCGGCTTCGCCATGCGCGTTCCCACCCCGAACGTCTCCGCCGTTGACCTCACCTTCGGCCCCTCCCGCGCCGCCAGCGTCGACGACATCAAGGCCGCCATCAAGTCGGCTTCCGAGAACGGCATGAAGGGGATCATCAAGTACAGCGATCTGCCCCTGGTGTCCACCGACTACGCCGGCACCAACGAGTCCACCATCTTTGACGCCGACCTCACCTACGCCATGGGTGACAAGGCTGTGAAGATTCTGGCCTGGTACGACAACGAGTGGGGCTACAGCCAGCGTGTTGTTGACCTCGCCGAGGTGGTGGCCAAGAACTGGAAGTGATCGCCAGTTGATCGTTTTTTTAATCCCTCCCGATCTGGGGGGGATTTTTTTTGGTCAGGCACGGTCGCTTAGGGGTCGCTCAGGGCTGGCCGAATTGATCAAATCCGCTTGTGTCCACTGGCTCGTGGTTGTGGGCCCAGCGGATGACACCCGCTTCAGTATTGATCTGGCCGATGCGCTGACTTTCGGGGACGCATCGTTGCCAGACATCGGCCCAGGCCTCGGGAAGGCTCAGCACCAGCTCAAAGTCCTCTCCTCCGGAGAGGCACCAATCCGTCCATCGAGCTCCCTCAGGCCAGCCTTCGGCCGTTGGAAGCTGGTCGTTCTGCAGCACCGCTCCGCAGCCGCTGCTGCTGCAGAGACCTGCGACGGCAGAGAGCAGTCCGTCGCTGCTATCGGTTCCCCCAGCCCGCCAGGGCAGATGCTTTGGTTTGCAGGTCAGCAGCTGCTGGACTTCCTTCAGCCGAGGTATCGGGCGTTGGTGGCGTGCGATTGCCTGGTCCCGCAGGGTTGAGCACAAAGCGATGTCGCGCACGTTTGAATCGTTCTGCAGGAGGGCGAGGCCCAGTCGGCTGAGCCCATGGGGTCCACTGGTGACCAGCACATCGCCAGGGCGGGCTGCGTTGCGATGCAGACGCAGGGGTCCGAGACGGCCGAGTGCCGTGATCGAGAGCAGCCTCTGCTCTCCTTTGGAGCAGTCACCTCCCAGCAGAACGCCGCCGTACTGCCCCAGGGCCGCACTAATGCCTTGATAAACCCCATTCACCCAGTCCCAATGGGTGTGGCCTGGGGCGACTAGGGCCACTGTGATTCCATCGATGTCGACTGCACCACTGGCGGCCAAGTCGGACAGGTTGGCTGCAACCGCGCGCCAGCCCACATCCATGGCAGTTGTGGTGGCATCGCTGAAATGGATGCCATCCACCAAAACGTCGGTGTTGATCAGCAGCGGTCGGGCGTCGGCGGGGAGAGCCGCCGTGTCGTCACTGAGCTGATCGGGCGGAGCGAAGCGAGCCAGCCGCTTGAGCAGCTCCGCTTCAGTCAGCTCCGCCAGGGTTAGGCTCATGCGTGGGCTTTGAGTTGATTCGCTCCCTCGATAACCTTCACGGCGGTGATCCGGTCATCGACGCCCAATTCCTCCAGAACATCGAATCCATCCACCACGTAGCCGAAGGCTGCATTGCGGCCATCCACGAGGTTCAGACCAGCCGGGGTGAGCTCCGCTTCATAGAGAAACATGAAGAACTGCGAGGATCCGTCGTCGAGGGCTTGGTCTGAATGGGCCCAGCCAAGGGTGCCCAGGGTCGCGAACGGGAGGGT
This region includes:
- the gap gene encoding type I glyceraldehyde-3-phosphate dehydrogenase, coding for MTLRVAINGFGRIGRNVLRGWISRGADTGLEIVGMNSTSDPATSAHLLTYDSILGRLDPSVDIKTTENSMFVNGKEIKFFADRNPLNCPWKEWGVDLVIESTGVFNTDEKASMHIQAGAKKVILTAPGKGDRVGTFVVGVNDDQYRHEDWDILSNASCTTNCLAPIVKVLDQNFGLDWGLMTTIHSYTGDQRILDNSHRDLRRARAAALNMVPTTTGAAKAVALVYPEVKGKLTGFAMRVPTPNVSAVDLTFGPSRAASVDDIKAAIKSASENGMKGIIKYSDLPLVSTDYAGTNESTIFDADLTYAMGDKAVKILAWYDNEWGYSQRVVDLAEVVAKNWK
- the thiL gene encoding thiamine-phosphate kinase — encoded protein: MSLTLAELTEAELLKRLARFAPPDQLSDDTAALPADARPLLINTDVLVDGIHFSDATTTAMDVGWRAVAANLSDLAASGAVDIDGITVALVAPGHTHWDWVNGVYQGISAALGQYGGVLLGGDCSKGEQRLLSITALGRLGPLRLHRNAARPGDVLVTSGPHGLSRLGLALLQNDSNVRDIALCSTLRDQAIARHQRPIPRLKEVQQLLTCKPKHLPWRAGGTDSSDGLLSAVAGLCSSSGCGAVLQNDQLPTAEGWPEGARWTDWCLSGGEDFELVLSLPEAWADVWQRCVPESQRIGQINTEAGVIRWAHNHEPVDTSGFDQFGQP
- the murC gene encoding UDP-N-acetylmuramate--L-alanine ligase, coding for MPRLLDRQTPVHFIGVGGIGMSALARILVDRGHSVSGSDPRDNATTQQLKKLGVKVFRQQDATCIDAVTEATAAGSPVVVISTAIPESNPELQRARQQGLEIWHRSDLLAALIEQQPSIAVAGSHGKTTTSTLITTLLLEADQDPTAVIGGIVPSLGSNGHAGQGKLLVAEADESDGSLVKFSPSLGVITNLELDHTDHYSNLDDLISTLQRFAGGCDRVLANHDCPILQAHFQPTAWWSNQSAESVDFAALPLSLEGDRCVTRFYEAGHPVGDFTLPMAGLHNLSNATGALAACRMEGLPFDQLVEGLAGLKTPGRRFDLRGTWKGRHIVDDYAHHPSEVQATLEMARLMVRSGRSPLPTAPQRLLAVFQPHRYSRTRQFLDGFAKALQNCDLLLLAPVYPAGEQPLQGISSNALADRVRKLKPDLKIVVADNLDQLTELVIQQSRENDLVLAMGAGDVNGLWSRLTS